In a genomic window of Streptomyces sp. SJL17-4:
- a CDS encoding FAD binding domain-containing protein, with translation MTTHAPQTAQSVTLPASLDEAVAALTAMPAAVPVAGGTDLMAAVNKGQLRPAGLVGLSRINEIRGWQYQDGHALLGAGLTHARMGRPDFAALIPALAAASRAAGPPQIRNAGTLGGNVVTAAPTGDSLPVLAALEADLVVLGPLGSREIPVSHLLAGRDLLAPGELVAFVRVPLLHAPQVFVKATGRTGPARATASVAVVLDPARRGVRCAVGAVAPMPLRPLEAERWIASLVDWDNDRGLAPEALAAFGEYVAAACIPDPPGDEVLPPAVLHLRRTVAALARRALGRALS, from the coding sequence TTGACCACGCACGCACCACAGACGGCGCAGTCCGTGACGCTGCCCGCCTCGCTCGACGAGGCCGTGGCGGCGCTCACGGCCATGCCGGCCGCCGTCCCCGTCGCCGGTGGCACCGACCTGATGGCCGCCGTCAACAAAGGGCAGCTCCGCCCCGCCGGACTCGTCGGTCTGAGCCGCATCAACGAGATCCGCGGCTGGCAGTACCAGGACGGCCACGCCCTCCTCGGCGCCGGCCTCACCCACGCGCGCATGGGCCGCCCCGACTTCGCCGCCCTCATCCCCGCCCTCGCCGCCGCCTCACGCGCCGCCGGACCACCCCAGATCCGCAACGCGGGCACCCTCGGCGGCAACGTCGTCACCGCCGCGCCCACCGGCGACTCGCTTCCCGTCCTCGCCGCCCTGGAGGCCGACCTCGTCGTCCTCGGGCCGCTCGGCAGCCGCGAGATCCCCGTCTCCCACCTGCTCGCCGGCCGCGACCTGCTGGCCCCCGGCGAGCTCGTCGCCTTCGTCCGCGTCCCCCTGCTCCACGCCCCCCAGGTCTTCGTCAAGGCCACCGGCCGCACCGGCCCGGCCCGCGCCACCGCCTCCGTCGCCGTCGTCCTCGACCCGGCCCGGCGCGGGGTGCGCTGCGCGGTCGGCGCCGTCGCGCCGATGCCGCTGCGCCCGCTGGAGGCCGAGCGCTGGATCGCCTCGCTGGTCGACTGGGACAACGACCGGGGGCTCGCCCCCGAGGCGCTCGCGGCGTTCGGCGAGTACGTCGCCGCCGCCTGCATCCCGGACCCGCCGGGCGACGAAGTGTTGCCCCCGGCCGTACTGCACCTGCGGCGCACCGTCGCCGCACTCGCCCGACGGGCACTGGGGAGGGCACTGTCATGA